In Poecile atricapillus isolate bPoeAtr1 chromosome 9, bPoeAtr1.hap1, whole genome shotgun sequence, the following are encoded in one genomic region:
- the OXTR gene encoding oxytocin receptor — protein sequence MEKLYLAGSSTWTINSSLGNGSLRLENPSAGRNSSADPLKRNEDMAKVEVTVLCLILFLALTGNLCVLLAIHTTRHKHSRMYFFMKHLSIADLVVAIFQVLPQLIWDITFRFYGPDFLCRLIKYLQVVGMFASTYMLLLMSLDRCLAICQPLRSLHRRADRVSVLLTWLLCLLVSIPQIHIFSLRDVGNGVYDCWADFIQPWGPKAYVTWITLMVYIIPVLMLSICYGLISFKIWQNVKLKTAHGPSVGLGSGSRGGMVFARVSSTRLISKAKIRTVKMTFIIVLAFIVCWTPFFFVQMWSVWDTNAPQEASPFIIAMLLASLNSCCNPWIYMLYTGHLFHDLRRRFLCCSARYLKSRPGCELSKKSNSSSFVLSCRSTSQRSFVQPPTT from the exons ATGGAGAAGCTGTACCTGGCGGGGAGCAGCACCTGGACCATCAACAGCTCCCTGGGGAACGGCAGCCTCCGGCTGGAGAACCCGAGCGCCGGCAGGAACAGCAGCGCCGACCCCCTGAAGAGGAACGAGGACATGGCCAAGGTGGAGGTGACAGTCCTGTGCCTCATCCTGTTCCTTGCCCTGACCGGCAACCTGTGCGTGCTCCTGGCCATCCACACCACCCGCCACAAGCACTCCCGCATGTATTTCTTCATGAAGCACCTGAGCATCGCTGACCTGGTCGTGGCCATCTTCCaggtgctgccccagctcatTTGGGACATCACCTTCAGGTTCTATGGGCCAGACTTCCTCTGCCGCTTGATCAAGTACTTGCAGGTAGTGGGAATGTTTGCTTCCACCTACATGCTCCTGCTGATGTCCCTGGACCGGTGCTTGGCCATCTGTCAGCCGCTGAGGTCCCTGCACAGGAGAGCTGACCGTGTCTCTGTCCTCCTCACCtggctgctgtgcctgctggtCAGCATCCCTCAGATCCACATATTTTCTCTAAGGGATGTGGGCAATGGGGTTTATGACTGTTGGGCAGATTtcatccagccctggggaccGAAAGCCTACGTTACCTGGATCACCCTCATGGTCTATATCATCCCAGTGTTGATGCTGAGCATCTGCTATGGCTTAATCAGCTTCAAAATCTGGCAGAATGTGAAGCTAAAGACGGCTCACGGGCCCAGCGTGGGTCTGGGCTCAGGCTCCCGCGGCGGGATGGTGTTTGCCAGGGTCAGCAGTACCAGGCTCATCTCTAAAGCCAAGATCCGGACGGTTAAAATGACCTTTATCATCGTGCTGGCGTTCATAGTGTGCTGGACTCCGTTCTTCTTCGTGCAGATGTGGTCTGTGTGGGACACCAACGCCCCGCAGGAAG CCTCCCCCTTCATCATCGCCATGCTCCTGGCCAGCCTCAACAGCTGCTGCAACCCCTGGATCTACATGCTCTACACCGGGCACCTCTTCCACGACCTGAGGCGCcgcttcctctgctgctccgCGCGGTACCTGAAGTCGCGGCCGGGGTGTGAGCTGAGCAAGAAGAGCAACTCCTCGTCCTTCGtcctcagctgcaggagcacGAGCCAGAGGAGCTTCGTGCAGCCGCCCACCACATGA